A part of Flexistipes sp. genomic DNA contains:
- a CDS encoding TRAP transporter large permease, producing the protein MISDPLILSIVLFGFMFLLLFAGLWIGFSLFAAGVFGMFIYDLNLPPVLSIWDKIGSLMANSMYNSLNSWSLTALPLFIFMGEILFRTKISTKLLNGLVPWLSSVPGKLLHINVVACSLFAAVSGSSAATTATVGKITLEELKKRGYDRQLALGSLAGAGTLGFLIPPSLIMIIYGILSDTSIGKLFIGGIIPGVILAGMYSIFIIVRILLNRNLVPQLKEKYTFTEKIKASYELIPVLFLIIIVLGGIYMGVTTPTEAAAIGVIGSFILAALFKNLSWENFKSSLTNAVKTSCMICFIIAGAGFLSQVVAFIGIARALSEFIVSLGLNAWMLILIVGLMYFLLGMILDGISIVVMTLPIVLPIVLEAGYHPLWFGIFLVIMVELSQITPPVGFSLFVIEGISGENITTILKATFPFFIIMASMVLILLLFPDVVFFLPSKM; encoded by the coding sequence ATGATTTCAGATCCACTGATACTTAGTATTGTTCTTTTCGGTTTCATGTTTTTACTTTTGTTTGCCGGCTTGTGGATCGGTTTTTCACTGTTTGCCGCCGGTGTATTCGGCATGTTTATATACGATCTTAATCTTCCTCCTGTACTTTCCATTTGGGATAAGATTGGAAGTCTCATGGCTAATTCCATGTACAACAGTCTTAATTCATGGTCATTAACCGCTCTGCCTCTTTTCATTTTTATGGGCGAAATTCTTTTTAGAACAAAAATTTCCACAAAACTCCTTAACGGACTGGTTCCGTGGTTATCTTCAGTGCCGGGCAAGCTCCTGCATATAAATGTGGTTGCATGCTCCTTATTTGCAGCTGTTTCAGGCTCAAGTGCGGCCACAACTGCTACCGTTGGCAAAATTACGCTTGAGGAGCTAAAAAAACGTGGTTACGACAGGCAATTAGCTCTCGGGTCTCTGGCTGGTGCAGGAACGCTTGGCTTTTTAATCCCGCCGAGTTTAATTATGATTATTTACGGTATACTTTCAGATACATCTATAGGAAAACTGTTTATAGGCGGTATCATACCGGGTGTGATACTGGCTGGTATGTATTCGATTTTCATCATTGTCAGAATTTTATTGAACAGGAATCTGGTTCCCCAATTGAAAGAAAAGTATACATTTACAGAAAAAATTAAAGCTTCTTACGAACTGATACCGGTCTTGTTTTTAATAATTATTGTACTGGGCGGCATATATATGGGGGTAACTACCCCGACAGAGGCTGCTGCAATAGGTGTGATCGGTTCTTTTATACTGGCTGCACTGTTCAAGAATCTTTCATGGGAAAATTTCAAAAGCTCCCTAACAAATGCTGTAAAAACTTCCTGCATGATTTGTTTTATTATAGCAGGTGCCGGATTTTTGTCCCAGGTGGTTGCTTTTATAGGGATAGCCAGAGCACTCAGTGAATTTATAGTATCTCTGGGGCTTAATGCCTGGATGCTGATCCTTATTGTGGGGCTTATGTATTTTCTTTTGGGGATGATTTTGGACGGAATTTCCATTGTGGTTATGACTCTGCCTATAGTTTTGCCAATCGTTTTGGAAGCCGGTTATCATCCGCTCTGGTTTGGAATCTTTCTGGTTATTATGGTTGAACTTTCACAGATAACACCCCCTGTGGGTTTCAGTCTTTTTGTGATCGAAGGTATTTCCGGTGAAAATATTACAACAATTCTTAAAGCCACTTTCCCGTTTTTCATCATTATGGCTTCGATGGTTTTGATTCTGCTCCTTTTCCCTGATGTTGTATTCTTCCTGCCGTCTAAAATGTGA
- a CDS encoding c-type heme family protein, translated as MEQAEIQAKTLFKMIVITRQWVAENDKRIDPVPAVATKELSQYANRMADFRFHITSDKLVNPENAPDKFEKKAMQAFKEGRAEEYAKIIENDNGEKIYRYMAPLYINKACLKCHYYQGYEVGEFRGGISVYVPLKNIEAAMQSTNFLFYISGFIIYTGIMFAVIVLLNNLILKHLKKLNVAAHSVFNKNYNIKTDIKTNDEIQELSDAFELMCKRVAKSEENLKSRLKDAVSGYVKLNEELRKKNQELRRTTKFKTDVLDSVAHEVRTPMTKILSYTEILLDPNMKNDEEVLEKAVKVIKRNSKTLNMLFNQVITITKLEHFGYEYQNEEIYFYDFIKEKMEFFEEEINLKNLEVRINIPENFHFYADSQALSYVVNNLISNSIKYNKEKGLIEISAEEKDKQIILSFYDTGIGIPGGEIQKITQRFYRVENIKKKYAGSGLGLSIVKRIIDDLNGKLEIKSKEGSFTLVTITLQSGK; from the coding sequence ATGGAACAGGCAGAAATTCAAGCAAAAACGTTATTCAAGATGATTGTTATCACCAGGCAGTGGGTGGCTGAGAACGACAAACGTATAGACCCAGTGCCTGCAGTGGCAACTAAAGAGCTATCCCAATATGCCAACAGAATGGCCGATTTCAGATTTCATATAACAAGCGACAAGCTGGTAAATCCGGAAAATGCCCCCGATAAATTTGAAAAAAAGGCGATGCAGGCCTTTAAAGAGGGTCGGGCTGAAGAATATGCAAAAATAATTGAGAATGACAATGGAGAGAAAATTTACAGGTATATGGCTCCCCTTTATATAAACAAAGCATGTCTTAAGTGCCACTACTACCAGGGATATGAAGTGGGGGAATTCCGGGGCGGAATATCGGTATATGTCCCTTTGAAAAACATTGAAGCTGCAATGCAGTCCACCAATTTTCTTTTTTATATCTCTGGTTTTATCATTTATACGGGGATTATGTTCGCCGTTATCGTACTCCTGAATAACCTGATACTGAAACACCTGAAAAAGCTTAATGTAGCTGCACATTCCGTATTCAATAAAAATTACAATATAAAAACCGATATAAAAACAAACGATGAAATACAGGAGCTTTCGGATGCTTTTGAGCTAATGTGCAAAAGGGTGGCAAAAAGCGAAGAGAATCTCAAAAGCCGTCTTAAAGATGCTGTATCCGGATATGTAAAACTAAATGAAGAACTGCGAAAAAAGAATCAGGAGCTGAGAAGAACAACCAAGTTTAAAACAGATGTGTTGGACTCGGTAGCTCATGAAGTAAGAACTCCTATGACCAAAATACTCTCCTACACGGAGATTCTCTTAGACCCAAATATGAAAAATGATGAGGAGGTGCTTGAAAAGGCTGTTAAAGTGATAAAAAGAAATTCAAAAACACTAAACATGCTCTTTAACCAGGTGATAACAATTACCAAACTTGAGCATTTCGGTTACGAGTATCAGAATGAAGAGATATACTTTTATGACTTTATAAAAGAGAAAATGGAATTTTTTGAGGAAGAAATTAACCTTAAAAATCTAGAAGTTAGAATAAATATTCCTGAAAATTTTCACTTTTATGCAGACTCACAAGCATTATCTTATGTTGTAAATAATCTGATCAGCAACAGCATAAAATATAACAAAGAAAAAGGTCTCATTGAAATATCAGCAGAAGAAAAAGATAAGCAAATCATATTATCCTTTTATGATACAGGGATAGGCATTCCAGGCGGCGAAATTCAGAAGATAACTCAGCGTTTTTACAGAGTGGAAAATATCAAGAAAAAATATGCAGGAAGCGGCTTGGGTTTAAGTATTGTAAAACGTATTATTGATGACTTAAACGGTAAATTGGAAATCAAATCAAAAGAAGGATCTTTTACACTTGTTACAATAACACTCCAAAGTGGAAAATAA
- a CDS encoding response regulator transcription factor has protein sequence MKCRILVIDDDIEILDLVKILLKMEDFKVVTSTSGLEGLELLKNNSYSLVILDLGLPDIDGEQLCKLIRKQYNTPILILSAKESATNKVLCFEYGADDYLTKPFENIELVARIKAIMRRCCPEGEKDENENGEIHYKNLIINTHERNVQKNSKYIDMTPKEYELLLYFIRNKGQTLSRDKIIKELWGKDVLYKFSRSLDVHVQHLRQKIEDNPKNPSFIKTVSGVGYKVES, from the coding sequence ATGAAATGCAGAATACTTGTAATAGACGATGACATTGAAATACTTGATTTGGTAAAAATACTCCTCAAAATGGAGGATTTTAAAGTTGTTACCAGCACTTCAGGTCTGGAAGGATTGGAGCTTTTAAAAAACAACAGTTATTCGCTGGTAATACTGGATCTCGGTTTACCGGATATCGACGGAGAGCAGCTTTGTAAACTAATCAGAAAGCAGTACAATACACCGATTCTGATTCTTTCCGCCAAAGAAAGCGCTACAAACAAGGTATTATGTTTTGAATACGGTGCTGACGATTACCTGACAAAACCTTTTGAAAACATCGAACTGGTTGCCAGAATAAAGGCAATCATGCGCAGGTGTTGTCCGGAAGGGGAAAAAGATGAAAATGAGAACGGGGAGATACATTATAAAAATCTGATAATTAACACACATGAGCGAAATGTACAGAAAAACTCCAAATATATTGATATGACACCGAAAGAATATGAACTTCTGCTATATTTTATTCGTAATAAAGGACAAACACTGAGCAGAGATAAGATAATAAAAGAGCTTTGGGGCAAGGATGTTTTGTACAAATTCTCACGCAGCCTTGATGTACATGTGCAGCATCTGAGGCAAAAGATAGAGGACAATCCAAAGAACCCCAGTTTTATTAAAACCGTTTCAGGTGTAGGATACAAAGTTGAGTCATGA
- a CDS encoding 4Fe-4S binding protein — protein sequence MKISFYRRIVQLVVMIGIFMIPLLNILEIYFIKGTFYSIDVGDVAMADPLAVFQSVITSETINTVMLISVIIPVLLAMFFGRVWCSWFCPYHFLVEMLQKLRNLLKLKSIKPEYSESLVNRSNRIRLLFLLIGLFITGIAGIPLLNLISAPGIISSQALVLVKFHYFTFEIVFILFLLIMEFFFFYFFWCRLLCPTGIFLSLIDRKKAMKVTKIQPECSMCKSCIKSCPMVINPMNEGNNPLCHNCGICIDSCPDNKKRNTLRFKFWGS from the coding sequence TTGAAAATTTCATTTTACAGAAGGATCGTTCAGCTTGTTGTCATGATTGGAATATTTATGATTCCCCTGCTTAATATCCTTGAAATTTATTTCATAAAAGGAACCTTTTACTCTATTGATGTCGGTGATGTAGCTATGGCTGACCCGTTGGCTGTATTCCAGTCTGTAATTACGTCTGAGACAATAAATACAGTAATGTTGATTTCTGTAATCATACCGGTTTTGCTTGCCATGTTTTTCGGGCGTGTATGGTGCAGCTGGTTCTGCCCCTACCATTTTTTGGTCGAGATGCTGCAAAAATTAAGAAATTTATTAAAACTCAAATCAATAAAGCCTGAATATTCAGAAAGCTTGGTTAACAGAAGTAACCGCATACGACTGCTTTTTCTGCTTATTGGTTTGTTTATCACAGGGATAGCGGGGATCCCTTTACTCAATCTTATTTCTGCTCCAGGCATAATATCCTCACAGGCACTTGTTCTGGTAAAGTTTCACTATTTTACATTTGAAATTGTATTTATACTTTTTCTGCTGATTATGGAGTTTTTTTTCTTTTACTTTTTCTGGTGCCGGCTGCTGTGCCCCACAGGGATTTTTTTATCCCTGATCGACCGGAAAAAAGCCATGAAAGTCACAAAAATCCAGCCGGAGTGCAGCATGTGCAAATCCTGCATCAAATCCTGCCCAATGGTAATAAATCCTATGAATGAAGGAAACAATCCGTTATGTCACAACTGCGGGATATGTATAGATTCCTGTCCGGACAACAAAAAAAGAAACACGCTTAGGTTTAAATTTTGGGGTAGTTAG
- a CDS encoding 4Fe-4S dicluster domain-containing protein yields the protein MSILEDLRNLLNNNPFKGYYKINRLRPPGAVPEKRFMELCIRCARCIEVCPYDSIKRADLYERLQIGTPYIFAEEKACYLCMKCPEVCPTKALDPDVTDKREVTMGKAVIDQELCYNYIYYKEEKTRKVSGKALLCSTCYNACPLMDEAIVMEKFILPVTTEKCVGCGICTEKCPTKPEKAINIIPEGMINKQEAGFFYRKYNIKPAEEMDKKAINKHKKTIERKENISSFGSEPDFEYDFEIQKNIEGWD from the coding sequence ATGAGCATCCTGGAGGATTTAAGAAATTTACTTAATAATAACCCTTTTAAAGGTTATTACAAAATCAACAGGCTGAGACCGCCCGGGGCAGTTCCAGAAAAACGGTTTATGGAGCTGTGCATCCGCTGTGCACGATGCATAGAAGTATGCCCGTACGATTCCATCAAGCGTGCTGATCTTTATGAAAGACTCCAGATCGGCACACCGTATATATTTGCTGAGGAGAAAGCATGTTATCTGTGTATGAAATGTCCGGAAGTCTGCCCCACTAAGGCTCTTGATCCCGACGTTACTGACAAAAGAGAGGTAACAATGGGCAAAGCCGTTATAGATCAGGAACTATGCTATAATTACATTTATTATAAAGAAGAAAAAACAAGGAAAGTCAGCGGCAAAGCACTCCTCTGTTCTACATGTTATAACGCCTGCCCGCTTATGGATGAAGCAATAGTAATGGAAAAATTTATTCTCCCTGTCACAACGGAAAAGTGTGTGGGCTGCGGCATATGTACGGAAAAATGCCCCACTAAACCGGAAAAAGCGATAAACATTATTCCTGAAGGGATGATAAATAAACAGGAAGCTGGATTCTTTTACCGGAAATATAACATAAAACCTGCAGAAGAGATGGACAAAAAAGCGATTAATAAACATAAAAAAACAATTGAGAGAAAAGAAAATATATCGTCCTTCGGATCGGAGCCCGATTTTGAATATGACTTTGAAATACAAAAAAATATAGAAGGCTGGGATTGA
- a CDS encoding chaperone NapD, whose protein sequence is MIFSGSLITVKENKLSDVTEFLKNYPQVEIYTSAEDKQNIVVAIEAESDEELEELSKTLNSNENIINIAHHYFHFEEEVEEIEKGNKRNISLKGFGKKNKKQL, encoded by the coding sequence ATGATCTTTTCGGGAAGCCTGATTACCGTAAAGGAAAACAAACTGAGTGATGTTACAGAATTTTTAAAAAACTACCCTCAGGTTGAAATTTATACCTCTGCTGAAGATAAACAAAATATTGTTGTGGCTATTGAAGCAGAAAGTGATGAAGAGCTGGAAGAACTGAGCAAAACGTTAAACAGTAATGAAAATATTATAAATATTGCACATCATTATTTTCATTTTGAAGAAGAGGTGGAAGAAATTGAAAAAGGAAACAAACGGAATATAAGCCTTAAAGGCTTTGGTAAAAAGAATAAAAAGCAATTATGA
- a CDS encoding molybdopterin oxidoreductase family protein, with product MNVSRRNFIKLSAAAATAASVGINFPQKANAQESVDRWVKGACRFCGTGCGVYVGVKNGKAVAIKGNPDAKTNFGFLCVKGFLAYKVMYHPDRLKYPMIRQKDGNFERVSWDKALDHVADKFKYLQNKYGKDAVAYYGSGQCMTEESYTFNKLWKGGFRSNMVEGNPRLCMASAVGGYVTTFGSDEPVGSYADIEKSNCIFLVGSNTSECHPIIFRRVMRHKLNNPDVKVIVCEPRKTNTAKIADLWLPVDPGTDLAVFHSMAREIIKNNWHNEDFVKNNARITDGKNTYDFKKYADFVEQFTPEKVEKLTRCPAENIRKAAEWFANSGATYTMWTMGLNQRIRGVWANNLIHNLHLITGNIAKPGADSFSLTGQPNACGGVRETGSLCHLLPGTKPVASDMWRSYVEKAWKIPEGTIDPKPGFHTIKMFDNLGGENNPDKPIKGMLTSTTNPAQSLPNLNNYLKGMEDAFLVVLDIFPTRTTQLADVVLPAAFIYEKGGVYGCSERRSQLTEKCVNPPGEAKPDVWIAAQLAKRMGLEKLIPWNDDDSMVANEKAWTEYITVTKDTDHTLWGAKYDRLKKEPAGLQWPCPSIDHPGTYKRYVRGMDPMFNHEGFKKLFNKDIPSDEKIYFYMDKKGEGKANIFLRPYAGPAESPSAEYPFYLTTGRVIEQWHTGTMTMRVPEIARAHPNGYLEIHPDDAKKYNITSGDMIKVTSRRGTNILPAVIVENSMPGILFVPWHDQHIDRMINFVCNDAVDKGSKEPEFKIAAVKIERISGPKNVADRFVIENIDSEFPGV from the coding sequence ATGAATGTAAGCAGACGGAATTTTATAAAGTTAAGTGCTGCAGCGGCTACTGCTGCTTCAGTAGGAATAAATTTTCCACAAAAAGCCAATGCTCAGGAGAGTGTGGACAGATGGGTGAAAGGTGCATGCAGATTCTGCGGTACAGGATGCGGCGTTTACGTTGGTGTAAAAAACGGCAAGGCGGTAGCAATAAAAGGCAATCCGGATGCAAAAACGAACTTCGGATTTTTATGCGTTAAAGGGTTCCTTGCCTATAAAGTAATGTATCACCCTGACAGATTGAAATATCCTATGATCAGACAGAAAGACGGAAACTTTGAAAGGGTAAGCTGGGATAAAGCCCTGGATCATGTTGCAGATAAGTTTAAATATTTACAGAACAAATACGGTAAAGATGCAGTGGCATATTACGGCTCCGGCCAATGCATGACAGAAGAGAGCTATACGTTTAACAAGCTCTGGAAAGGAGGATTCAGAAGTAACATGGTTGAAGGGAATCCAAGACTTTGCATGGCCAGTGCAGTAGGCGGATATGTTACGACATTCGGCTCTGATGAGCCTGTGGGAAGTTATGCCGACATAGAAAAATCTAACTGCATCTTTCTTGTGGGATCCAACACCAGCGAATGCCACCCAATCATATTCCGGCGTGTCATGAGGCATAAGTTAAACAACCCTGATGTAAAAGTTATCGTTTGTGAGCCGAGGAAAACAAACACGGCTAAAATTGCCGATTTATGGCTGCCGGTGGATCCGGGCACAGATTTAGCAGTATTTCACAGCATGGCAAGGGAAATTATAAAAAACAACTGGCACAATGAAGATTTTGTAAAAAACAATGCCAGAATTACCGACGGAAAAAACACTTATGACTTTAAGAAATACGCTGACTTTGTCGAGCAGTTCACTCCTGAAAAAGTGGAAAAACTGACCCGCTGTCCGGCAGAAAACATAAGAAAGGCTGCTGAATGGTTCGCAAACAGCGGTGCAACTTATACAATGTGGACAATGGGGCTGAATCAGAGGATCAGAGGTGTGTGGGCAAATAATCTTATACATAATCTGCATCTGATAACAGGTAACATAGCAAAACCGGGAGCTGATTCATTTTCTTTAACAGGTCAGCCGAATGCCTGCGGCGGTGTCAGGGAAACAGGCTCCTTGTGTCATTTGTTGCCGGGCACAAAGCCTGTAGCCAGTGACATGTGGCGCAGCTACGTGGAAAAAGCATGGAAAATACCCGAGGGTACAATAGATCCGAAGCCTGGTTTTCACACAATTAAGATGTTTGACAATTTAGGCGGAGAGAACAACCCGGATAAACCGATCAAAGGGATGCTTACATCCACCACAAATCCTGCTCAATCACTGCCAAATCTGAATAACTATCTAAAAGGGATGGAAGATGCCTTTTTGGTGGTACTGGATATCTTTCCAACAAGAACTACGCAGCTTGCAGACGTAGTTTTGCCTGCAGCGTTCATTTATGAAAAGGGCGGGGTATACGGATGTTCCGAACGTAGAAGTCAATTGACAGAAAAATGCGTGAACCCTCCGGGAGAGGCAAAGCCTGATGTATGGATTGCAGCCCAGCTGGCTAAAAGGATGGGGCTGGAAAAGCTTATCCCGTGGAACGATGATGATTCAATGGTCGCAAACGAAAAAGCCTGGACCGAATATATTACTGTAACCAAAGATACAGACCATACCCTGTGGGGGGCAAAATACGACAGGCTGAAAAAGGAACCTGCCGGTCTTCAGTGGCCCTGCCCTTCCATTGATCATCCCGGCACCTATAAAAGATATGTGCGTGGAATGGACCCGATGTTCAATCACGAAGGATTCAAAAAATTGTTTAACAAGGATATCCCTTCGGATGAGAAAATTTATTTCTATATGGATAAAAAAGGTGAAGGCAAAGCTAATATTTTCCTGAGACCTTATGCAGGACCTGCTGAAAGCCCTTCTGCAGAGTATCCTTTCTATTTGACAACCGGAAGAGTGATTGAACAGTGGCATACAGGCACCATGACAATGAGAGTGCCTGAAATAGCAAGAGCACACCCCAACGGTTACCTTGAAATCCACCCGGATGATGCAAAAAAATATAATATTACCAGTGGTGATATGATAAAAGTTACTAGCAGACGAGGCACAAACATCCTTCCTGCAGTAATAGTTGAAAACTCGATGCCCGGAATTCTTTTTGTACCGTGGCATGATCAACATATTGACAGGATGATAAACTTTGTCTGCAATGATGCTGTGGATAAAGGCTCAAAAGAGCCGGAATTCAAAATAGCTGCCGTTAAGATCGAGCGTATATCCGGTCCCAAGAATGTTGCGGATAGATTTGTCATTGAAAATATAGACTCTGAGTTTCCCGGAGTATAA
- a CDS encoding cytochrome c3 family protein, translated as MYSKNFYFSVLLIFCTALLISACAMNSQSVSGKSSDVKMKKAAEHPVDMGSKDCSECHSEMTPDLYKEWEKSLHGLAMVKCQVCHGSQDNFVVATPNETCRGCHAEEYSHNPKPEKSCSSCHLEHSFTFHK; from the coding sequence ATGTATTCCAAAAATTTTTATTTTTCTGTTCTATTAATATTTTGCACAGCTTTGCTTATATCCGCCTGTGCAATGAACAGTCAAAGTGTTTCAGGAAAAAGCTCTGATGTTAAAATGAAAAAAGCGGCTGAACACCCTGTTGATATGGGGAGTAAAGACTGCAGTGAGTGCCACAGCGAAATGACTCCCGATTTATACAAAGAATGGGAGAAGAGTCTGCACGGCCTTGCAATGGTAAAATGCCAGGTTTGCCACGGAAGCCAGGATAATTTTGTTGTAGCAACACCCAATGAAACCTGCAGAGGGTGCCATGCAGAAGAATACTCACATAACCCTAAACCTGAAAAAAGCTGCAGTTCATGTCACCTGGAACACAGTTTCACATTTCACAAATAA
- a CDS encoding multiheme c-type cytochrome, with the protein MRKFLFLFIVAALTMLFAGTVSAITIKGVQVDAETAKCISCHEDQVIAPKVNEQWSHSAHAKNGIGCLSCHMAEQSDFDAMDHYGQYVAKHPTPKDCSMCHPQEVEENTKSKHAYPFWLYASADRSVFEPIVGTKQGCESCHNISAMWPDGSVGECDVCHSKHTFDVKQARHPNTCGECHLGPDHPQREIYYESKHGNIFRANEAQVNLDYDSSEVDGIPLPSPVCTTCHMDDVPGVKGTHNVSARLAWESQAPWSYRTIWFEEELGTWQEKNERMKRVCRNCHAPDFVGDYFMMYDLVNLQYNEIRRQFVKWAKLYVKEGLIKPLKETTVDGHTKTYSGTVINASWYTKASELLYNSWHHEGRRFRMGAAMQAPDYVQWHGIWELQHNLQEMIAWGAERGVEEAKKIYESNSPTKFFTYKIYDVPGGLYSLVTPEQFDVPMLYQVIPNYWEKAKANVKAAYEQGLITKETWERWLTRYENKDKYLGKDYAGHDIFQAYQKRKAMELAAPDGPLQNVIGLDLPSPAPFAEKEK; encoded by the coding sequence ATGAGGAAGTTTTTATTCTTGTTTATTGTGGCGGCATTAACAATGCTGTTTGCCGGTACAGTATCCGCTATTACCATTAAAGGTGTGCAGGTGGATGCTGAAACGGCCAAGTGTATAAGCTGCCACGAAGACCAGGTTATTGCTCCCAAAGTTAATGAGCAGTGGTCTCACAGTGCTCACGCAAAAAACGGCATAGGCTGTCTTTCATGCCATATGGCTGAACAGAGCGATTTTGATGCAATGGATCACTACGGGCAGTATGTTGCCAAGCATCCGACTCCAAAAGACTGTTCAATGTGCCACCCACAGGAAGTTGAAGAAAACACCAAAAGTAAACACGCTTATCCTTTCTGGCTGTATGCATCTGCAGACAGGTCTGTTTTCGAACCTATTGTAGGAACCAAACAGGGATGCGAATCATGCCACAATATTTCAGCAATGTGGCCGGATGGAAGTGTAGGTGAGTGTGATGTATGTCACTCCAAGCACACTTTTGATGTTAAACAGGCAAGACATCCAAATACCTGCGGTGAATGCCACCTTGGACCTGATCATCCCCAGAGGGAAATTTACTATGAATCCAAGCACGGAAATATTTTCAGGGCAAATGAAGCACAGGTAAATCTTGACTATGATTCATCAGAAGTGGATGGAATTCCTCTTCCCTCACCTGTATGCACAACATGTCACATGGATGATGTTCCGGGAGTAAAAGGTACACACAATGTCAGTGCCAGATTGGCATGGGAATCACAGGCTCCATGGAGTTACAGAACTATTTGGTTTGAAGAGGAGCTGGGAACCTGGCAGGAAAAGAATGAGAGAATGAAGAGAGTTTGCAGGAACTGCCATGCTCCTGATTTTGTTGGAGACTATTTCATGATGTATGATCTTGTAAACCTTCAGTACAACGAAATCAGACGCCAGTTTGTTAAATGGGCAAAACTGTATGTAAAAGAAGGTCTGATCAAGCCCCTTAAAGAAACAACTGTTGACGGGCATACAAAAACATATTCCGGTACAGTTATTAATGCCAGCTGGTACACCAAAGCCAGTGAACTTCTTTACAATTCATGGCATCATGAAGGCAGAAGATTCAGAATGGGTGCGGCTATGCAGGCGCCTGATTATGTCCAGTGGCACGGTATCTGGGAACTTCAGCATAATCTTCAGGAAATGATAGCCTGGGGAGCTGAAAGAGGAGTTGAAGAAGCCAAAAAGATATACGAAAGCAACTCTCCCACAAAATTTTTCACCTATAAGATTTACGATGTCCCCGGTGGTTTGTATTCACTTGTGACACCGGAGCAGTTTGATGTGCCTATGCTTTATCAGGTAATACCCAATTATTGGGAAAAAGCAAAAGCAAATGTTAAAGCCGCTTATGAGCAGGGGCTTATTACTAAAGAAACCTGGGAAAGATGGCTTACAAGGTATGAAAACAAAGATAAATACCTCGGCAAAGATTATGCCGGTCATGATATTTTCCAGGCGTACCAAAAGAGAAAAGCAATGGAGCTTGCAGCTCCGGACGGACCTCTGCAAAATGTGATAGGTCTTGACCTTCCTTCACCGGCACCGTTTGCAGAAAAAGAGAAATAA
- a CDS encoding 3'-5' exonuclease has protein sequence MKHLDNKAVEILDTPLNKLSYVVFDLETTGTNPEEGDKIVEIGAVKIAPGFRIQHPKFHTLVNPEIAIPESSTKIHGITNEKVSDAPDICIALYNFIDFAKDSIIVAHNARKDFAFLKNEMKDYSITNPFRFVLDTLKLSRIMNPTAARHNLDDITEMYNIKIKGPYQRHRALYDAEATSVFFRILMKRIFRETCFTFVDLENLLNNR, from the coding sequence ATGAAGCATTTGGACAATAAGGCGGTTGAAATTTTGGATACACCGCTCAACAAACTCAGCTACGTTGTTTTTGATCTGGAAACCACCGGCACTAACCCTGAGGAGGGGGATAAAATTGTTGAAATCGGAGCCGTAAAAATAGCACCCGGTTTCAGAATCCAGCATCCCAAATTTCACACGCTGGTAAATCCTGAAATAGCAATACCAGAATCCTCCACGAAAATTCACGGGATTACAAATGAGAAAGTCAGCGATGCTCCGGACATATGCATAGCACTTTATAATTTTATTGATTTCGCAAAAGACAGCATAATTGTTGCGCACAACGCCCGGAAAGATTTCGCTTTTTTAAAAAATGAAATGAAAGACTACAGTATCACAAACCCTTTCCGGTTCGTCCTGGACACACTGAAACTTTCCCGCATTATGAATCCAACTGCAGCCAGACACAATCTGGATGATATCACAGAAATGTATAACATAAAAATCAAAGGGCCTTATCAGAGGCACAGGGCGCTTTACGACGCTGAAGCTACTTCCGTTTTTTTTCGTATATTAATGAAACGTATTTTCAGAGAAACCTGTTTTACATTTGTAGATCTTGAAAACCTACTTAATAACAGATAA